In a single window of the Prionailurus viverrinus isolate Anna chromosome D3, UM_Priviv_1.0, whole genome shotgun sequence genome:
- the PIK3IP1 gene encoding phosphoinositide-3-kinase-interacting protein 1 isoform X1 translates to MLLAWVKTFLIGNMLLAEAYGSGGVTTTLQGRWGFPSEGRGAPTGPASPSRDRLGFPSGHSVSGGLLFITGCFWDNGHLYRADQPSPAPGLRCLNWLEAQSGLASAPASGDTGNHSYCRNPDQDPRGPWCYVRGEAGAPEKWPCEDLHCPETTSQSPPTFTTETEEASEVPSGDEVQVFAPANALPARSEAAAVQPVIGISQRVRVNSKEKKDLGTLGYVLGITMMVIIIAIGAGIVLGYTYKRGKDLKEQHDQRVCEREMQRITLPLSAFTNPTCEIVDEKTIVVHTNQTPVDLQEGSAPLMGQAGTPGA, encoded by the exons ATGCTCTTGGCCTGGGTGAAAACATTCCTCATCGGCAACATGCTCCTAGCAGAAGCCTATGGATCTGGAG gcGTCACAACAACCCTTCAAGGCAGGTGGGGTTTTCCAAGTGAGGGCAGGGGGGCCCCGACGGGCCCAGCGTCGCCCAGCCGGGATAGACTCGGCTTCCCTTCCGGCCACTCAGTGTCCGGGGGGCTCCTCTTCATCACAGGTTGCTTCTGGGACAACGGCCACCTGTACCGGGCGGACCAGCCCTCCCCAGCGCCGGGCCTCCGATGCCTCAACTGGCTGGAGGCGCAGAGCGGCCTGGCATCTGCCCCTGCGTCGGGTG acACCGGCAACCACAGCTATTGCCGGAACCCGGACCAGGACCCGCGCGGGCCCTGGTGCTACGTCAGGGGCGAGGCCGGCGCTCCCGAGAAGTGGCCTTGCGAGGACCTGCACTGCCCAG AGACCACTTCCCAGTCCCCTCCAACCTTCACAACAGAAACTGAGGAGGCGTCTGAAGTGCCAAGTGGAGATGAGGTGCAGGTGTTCGCTCCTGCCAACGCCCTGCCTGCCCGGAGTGAGGCAGCAGCTGTGCAGCCAGTGATTGGGATCAGCCAGCGGGTGCGGGTGAACTCCAAGGAGAAAAAAGACCTGGGAACCCTGG GCTATGTGCTGGGCATTACCATGATGGTGATCATCATCGCCATTGGAGCTGGCATCGTCTTGGGCTACACCTACAAGAG GGGGAAGGACCTGAAAGAGCAGCATGACCAgcgtgtgtgtgagagggagatGCAGCGAATCACCCTGCCCTTGTCTGCCTTCACCAATCCTACCTGTGAGATCGTGGATGAGAAGACTATTGTGGTCCACACCAACCAGACTCCAGTGGACCTTCAGGAGGGCAGTGCCCCTCTCATGGGCCAGGCAGGCACTCCTGGGGCCTGA
- the PIK3IP1 gene encoding phosphoinositide-3-kinase-interacting protein 1 isoform X2 has translation MLLAWVKTFLIGNMLLAEAYGSGGVTTTLQGCFWDNGHLYRADQPSPAPGLRCLNWLEAQSGLASAPASGDTGNHSYCRNPDQDPRGPWCYVRGEAGAPEKWPCEDLHCPETTSQSPPTFTTETEEASEVPSGDEVQVFAPANALPARSEAAAVQPVIGISQRVRVNSKEKKDLGTLGYVLGITMMVIIIAIGAGIVLGYTYKRGKDLKEQHDQRVCEREMQRITLPLSAFTNPTCEIVDEKTIVVHTNQTPVDLQEGSAPLMGQAGTPGA, from the exons ATGCTCTTGGCCTGGGTGAAAACATTCCTCATCGGCAACATGCTCCTAGCAGAAGCCTATGGATCTGGAG gcGTCACAACAACCCTTCAAG GTTGCTTCTGGGACAACGGCCACCTGTACCGGGCGGACCAGCCCTCCCCAGCGCCGGGCCTCCGATGCCTCAACTGGCTGGAGGCGCAGAGCGGCCTGGCATCTGCCCCTGCGTCGGGTG acACCGGCAACCACAGCTATTGCCGGAACCCGGACCAGGACCCGCGCGGGCCCTGGTGCTACGTCAGGGGCGAGGCCGGCGCTCCCGAGAAGTGGCCTTGCGAGGACCTGCACTGCCCAG AGACCACTTCCCAGTCCCCTCCAACCTTCACAACAGAAACTGAGGAGGCGTCTGAAGTGCCAAGTGGAGATGAGGTGCAGGTGTTCGCTCCTGCCAACGCCCTGCCTGCCCGGAGTGAGGCAGCAGCTGTGCAGCCAGTGATTGGGATCAGCCAGCGGGTGCGGGTGAACTCCAAGGAGAAAAAAGACCTGGGAACCCTGG GCTATGTGCTGGGCATTACCATGATGGTGATCATCATCGCCATTGGAGCTGGCATCGTCTTGGGCTACACCTACAAGAG GGGGAAGGACCTGAAAGAGCAGCATGACCAgcgtgtgtgtgagagggagatGCAGCGAATCACCCTGCCCTTGTCTGCCTTCACCAATCCTACCTGTGAGATCGTGGATGAGAAGACTATTGTGGTCCACACCAACCAGACTCCAGTGGACCTTCAGGAGGGCAGTGCCCCTCTCATGGGCCAGGCAGGCACTCCTGGGGCCTGA
- the LIMK2 gene encoding LIM domain kinase 2 isoform X1, producing the protein MAAQSGEDAWRCQGCGDHVAPSQRWYRTVNEAWHSSCFRCSECQDSLTNWYYEKDGKLYCHKDYWGKFGEFCHGCSLLMTGPVMVAGEFKYHPECFACMSCKVIIEDGDAYALVQHATLYCGKCHNEVVLAPMFERLSTESVQDQLPYSVTHISMPATTEGRRGFSVSVESACSNYATTVQVKEVNRMHISPNNRNAIHPGDRILEINGTPVRTLRVEEVEDAISKTSQTLQLLIEHDPVSQRLDQLRLDARLSPRMQNAGHSPTLSTLDTKENLEGTLRRRSLRRSNSISKSPGPSSPKEPLLFSRDISRSESLRCSSSYSQQIFRPCDLIHGEILGKGFFGQAIKVTHKATGKVMVMKELIRCDEETQKTFLTEVKVMRSLDHPNVLKFIGVLYKDKKLNLLTEYIEGGTLKDFLRSVDPFPWQQKVRFAKGIASGMAYLHSMCIIHRDLNSHNCLIKLDKTVVVADFGLSRLIVEERKKPPVEKATTKKRTLRKNDRKKRYTVVGNPYWMAPEMLNGKSYDETVDVFSFGIVLCEIIGQVYADPDCLPRTLDFGLNVKLFWEKFVPTDCPPAFFPLAAICCKLEPESRPAFSKLEDSFEALSLYLGELGIPLPAELEELDHTVSMQYGLTRDSPP; encoded by the exons GTGCTCAGAATGCCAGGATTCCCTCACCAACTGGTACTATGAGAAGGATGGGAAGCTTTATTGCCACAAGGACTACTGGGGGAAGTTTGGGGAGTTCTGCCACGGGTGTTCTCTGCTGATGACAGGGCCTGTCATG GTGGCCGGGGAGTTCAAGTACCACCCAGAGTGCTTTGCCTGTATGAGCTGCAAGGTGATCATCGAGGATGGGGATGCATATGCTCTGGTGCAGCATGCCACCCTTTACTG TGGGAAGTGCCACAATGAGGTGGTGCTGGCACCCATGTTTGAGAGACTCTCCACGGAGTCTGTTCAGGACCAGCTGCCCTACTCTGTCACACACATCTCCATGCCAGCCACCACGGAGGGCAGACGGGGCTTCTCTGTGTCTGTGGAAAGTGCCTGCTCCAACTATGCCACCACTGTGCAAGTAAAAGA GGTCAACCGGATGCACATCAGTCCCAACAACCGCAATGCCATCCACCCCGGGGACCGCATCCTGGAGATCAATGGGACCCCTGTCCGCACACTCCGAGTGGAAGAG GTAGAGGATGCGATTAGCAAGACAAGCCAGACGCTTCAGCTCTTGATTGAACATGACCCCGTCTCCCAGCGTCTGGACCAGCTGCGGCTGGATGCACGGCTCTCTCCCCGCATGCAGAATGCTGGACACTCCCCGACTCTCAGCACCTTGGACACCAAGGAGAATTTGGAAGGAACACTAAGGAGACGCTCTCTGAG GCGCAGTAACAGCATCTCCAAGTCCCCTGGCCCCAGCTCCCCAAAGGAGCCCCTGCTCTTTAGCCGTGACATCAGCCGCTCAGAATCCCTCCGCTGTTCCAGCAGCTACTCACAGCAGATCTTCCGGCCATGTGACCTGATCCATGGGGAGATCCTGGGGAAGGGCTTCTTTGGACAGGCCATCAAG GTAACACACAAAGCCACGGGCAAAGTGATGGTCATGAAGGAGTTAATTCGGTGTGATGAGGAAACACAGAAGACTTTTCTGACTGAG GTGAAGGTGATGCGCAGCCTGGACCACCCCAATGTGCTCAAGTTCATTGGTGTGCTGTACAAGGACAAGAAGCTGAACCTGCTGACAGAGTACATTGAAGGGGGCACGCTGAAGGACTTTCTGCGCAGTGTG GACCCATTCCCCTGGCAGCAGAAGGTCAGATTTGCCAAAGGCATCGCATCTGGAATG GCCTATTTACACTCCATGTGCATCATCCACCGGGATCTGAACTCACACAACTGCCTTATCAAGCTG GACAAGACCGTGGTGGTGGCAGACTTTGGGCTGTCACGGCTCATAGTTGAAGAGAGGAAAAAGCCCCCAGTGGAGAAGGCCACCACTAAGAAACGCACCTTGCGTAAGAATGACCGTAAGAAACGCTATACCGTGGTAGGAAACCCCTACTGGATGGCCCCTGAGATGCTGAATG GAAAGAGCTACGATGAGACGGTGGATGTCTTCTCTTTTGGGATCGTTCTCTGCGAG ATCATCGGGCAGGTGTATGCAGATCCTGATTGCCTGCCCCGAACACTGGACTTTGGTCTCAACGTGAAGCTTTTCTGGGAGAAGTTTGTCCCCACAGACTGCCCCCCAGCCTTCTTCCCCCTGGCCGCCATCTGCTGCAAACTGGAGCCCGAGAGCAG ACCGGCATTCTCAAAACTGGAGGACTCCTTTGAGGCTCTCTCCCTGTATCTGGGGGAGCTGGGCATCCCACTGCCTGCAGAGCTGGAAGAGCTGGACCACACTGTGAGCATGCAGTATGGCCTGACCCGGGACTCACCTCCCTAA
- the PIK3IP1 gene encoding phosphoinositide-3-kinase-interacting protein 1 isoform X3, with translation MLLAWVKTFLIGNMLLAEAYGSGGCFWDNGHLYRADQPSPAPGLRCLNWLEAQSGLASAPASGDTGNHSYCRNPDQDPRGPWCYVRGEAGAPEKWPCEDLHCPETTSQSPPTFTTETEEASEVPSGDEVQVFAPANALPARSEAAAVQPVIGISQRVRVNSKEKKDLGTLGYVLGITMMVIIIAIGAGIVLGYTYKRGKDLKEQHDQRVCEREMQRITLPLSAFTNPTCEIVDEKTIVVHTNQTPVDLQEGSAPLMGQAGTPGA, from the exons ATGCTCTTGGCCTGGGTGAAAACATTCCTCATCGGCAACATGCTCCTAGCAGAAGCCTATGGATCTGGAG GTTGCTTCTGGGACAACGGCCACCTGTACCGGGCGGACCAGCCCTCCCCAGCGCCGGGCCTCCGATGCCTCAACTGGCTGGAGGCGCAGAGCGGCCTGGCATCTGCCCCTGCGTCGGGTG acACCGGCAACCACAGCTATTGCCGGAACCCGGACCAGGACCCGCGCGGGCCCTGGTGCTACGTCAGGGGCGAGGCCGGCGCTCCCGAGAAGTGGCCTTGCGAGGACCTGCACTGCCCAG AGACCACTTCCCAGTCCCCTCCAACCTTCACAACAGAAACTGAGGAGGCGTCTGAAGTGCCAAGTGGAGATGAGGTGCAGGTGTTCGCTCCTGCCAACGCCCTGCCTGCCCGGAGTGAGGCAGCAGCTGTGCAGCCAGTGATTGGGATCAGCCAGCGGGTGCGGGTGAACTCCAAGGAGAAAAAAGACCTGGGAACCCTGG GCTATGTGCTGGGCATTACCATGATGGTGATCATCATCGCCATTGGAGCTGGCATCGTCTTGGGCTACACCTACAAGAG GGGGAAGGACCTGAAAGAGCAGCATGACCAgcgtgtgtgtgagagggagatGCAGCGAATCACCCTGCCCTTGTCTGCCTTCACCAATCCTACCTGTGAGATCGTGGATGAGAAGACTATTGTGGTCCACACCAACCAGACTCCAGTGGACCTTCAGGAGGGCAGTGCCCCTCTCATGGGCCAGGCAGGCACTCCTGGGGCCTGA
- the LIMK2 gene encoding LIM domain kinase 2 isoform X2, which yields MGSYLSVPAYFTSRDPFRCSECQDSLTNWYYEKDGKLYCHKDYWGKFGEFCHGCSLLMTGPVMVAGEFKYHPECFACMSCKVIIEDGDAYALVQHATLYCGKCHNEVVLAPMFERLSTESVQDQLPYSVTHISMPATTEGRRGFSVSVESACSNYATTVQVKEVNRMHISPNNRNAIHPGDRILEINGTPVRTLRVEEVEDAISKTSQTLQLLIEHDPVSQRLDQLRLDARLSPRMQNAGHSPTLSTLDTKENLEGTLRRRSLRRSNSISKSPGPSSPKEPLLFSRDISRSESLRCSSSYSQQIFRPCDLIHGEILGKGFFGQAIKVTHKATGKVMVMKELIRCDEETQKTFLTEVKVMRSLDHPNVLKFIGVLYKDKKLNLLTEYIEGGTLKDFLRSVDPFPWQQKVRFAKGIASGMAYLHSMCIIHRDLNSHNCLIKLDKTVVVADFGLSRLIVEERKKPPVEKATTKKRTLRKNDRKKRYTVVGNPYWMAPEMLNGKSYDETVDVFSFGIVLCEIIGQVYADPDCLPRTLDFGLNVKLFWEKFVPTDCPPAFFPLAAICCKLEPESRPAFSKLEDSFEALSLYLGELGIPLPAELEELDHTVSMQYGLTRDSPP from the exons GTGCTCAGAATGCCAGGATTCCCTCACCAACTGGTACTATGAGAAGGATGGGAAGCTTTATTGCCACAAGGACTACTGGGGGAAGTTTGGGGAGTTCTGCCACGGGTGTTCTCTGCTGATGACAGGGCCTGTCATG GTGGCCGGGGAGTTCAAGTACCACCCAGAGTGCTTTGCCTGTATGAGCTGCAAGGTGATCATCGAGGATGGGGATGCATATGCTCTGGTGCAGCATGCCACCCTTTACTG TGGGAAGTGCCACAATGAGGTGGTGCTGGCACCCATGTTTGAGAGACTCTCCACGGAGTCTGTTCAGGACCAGCTGCCCTACTCTGTCACACACATCTCCATGCCAGCCACCACGGAGGGCAGACGGGGCTTCTCTGTGTCTGTGGAAAGTGCCTGCTCCAACTATGCCACCACTGTGCAAGTAAAAGA GGTCAACCGGATGCACATCAGTCCCAACAACCGCAATGCCATCCACCCCGGGGACCGCATCCTGGAGATCAATGGGACCCCTGTCCGCACACTCCGAGTGGAAGAG GTAGAGGATGCGATTAGCAAGACAAGCCAGACGCTTCAGCTCTTGATTGAACATGACCCCGTCTCCCAGCGTCTGGACCAGCTGCGGCTGGATGCACGGCTCTCTCCCCGCATGCAGAATGCTGGACACTCCCCGACTCTCAGCACCTTGGACACCAAGGAGAATTTGGAAGGAACACTAAGGAGACGCTCTCTGAG GCGCAGTAACAGCATCTCCAAGTCCCCTGGCCCCAGCTCCCCAAAGGAGCCCCTGCTCTTTAGCCGTGACATCAGCCGCTCAGAATCCCTCCGCTGTTCCAGCAGCTACTCACAGCAGATCTTCCGGCCATGTGACCTGATCCATGGGGAGATCCTGGGGAAGGGCTTCTTTGGACAGGCCATCAAG GTAACACACAAAGCCACGGGCAAAGTGATGGTCATGAAGGAGTTAATTCGGTGTGATGAGGAAACACAGAAGACTTTTCTGACTGAG GTGAAGGTGATGCGCAGCCTGGACCACCCCAATGTGCTCAAGTTCATTGGTGTGCTGTACAAGGACAAGAAGCTGAACCTGCTGACAGAGTACATTGAAGGGGGCACGCTGAAGGACTTTCTGCGCAGTGTG GACCCATTCCCCTGGCAGCAGAAGGTCAGATTTGCCAAAGGCATCGCATCTGGAATG GCCTATTTACACTCCATGTGCATCATCCACCGGGATCTGAACTCACACAACTGCCTTATCAAGCTG GACAAGACCGTGGTGGTGGCAGACTTTGGGCTGTCACGGCTCATAGTTGAAGAGAGGAAAAAGCCCCCAGTGGAGAAGGCCACCACTAAGAAACGCACCTTGCGTAAGAATGACCGTAAGAAACGCTATACCGTGGTAGGAAACCCCTACTGGATGGCCCCTGAGATGCTGAATG GAAAGAGCTACGATGAGACGGTGGATGTCTTCTCTTTTGGGATCGTTCTCTGCGAG ATCATCGGGCAGGTGTATGCAGATCCTGATTGCCTGCCCCGAACACTGGACTTTGGTCTCAACGTGAAGCTTTTCTGGGAGAAGTTTGTCCCCACAGACTGCCCCCCAGCCTTCTTCCCCCTGGCCGCCATCTGCTGCAAACTGGAGCCCGAGAGCAG ACCGGCATTCTCAAAACTGGAGGACTCCTTTGAGGCTCTCTCCCTGTATCTGGGGGAGCTGGGCATCCCACTGCCTGCAGAGCTGGAAGAGCTGGACCACACTGTGAGCATGCAGTATGGCCTGACCCGGGACTCACCTCCCTAA